The Edaphobacter sp. 12200R-103 genome contains a region encoding:
- a CDS encoding ATP-binding protein has product MADSTTSRVSYTLDSTLDSVNKIEQTAEQYAQRSGFDEDTIPYIAMAVREAAVNAVLHGNAYDPNKHITASFETTADDLVIRITDQGPGLDPDTLPDPLAPENILRGSGRGIFLIRSFMDEVNFRKLHPGTELTLIKHRTPAKSGT; this is encoded by the coding sequence TTGGCCGACTCAACGACAAGCCGCGTCAGTTACACCCTCGACTCCACGCTGGACAGCGTTAATAAAATTGAGCAAACTGCCGAACAGTACGCTCAGCGCTCCGGGTTCGATGAAGACACCATCCCCTACATCGCGATGGCTGTCCGGGAAGCAGCGGTGAACGCTGTCCTGCATGGGAATGCATATGACCCGAACAAGCACATCACGGCTTCCTTTGAAACGACCGCAGATGATCTTGTCATTCGAATCACCGACCAGGGCCCTGGCCTCGATCCCGACACATTGCCCGACCCTCTTGCCCCCGAAAATATTCTGCGTGGTTCCGGCCGCGGCATCTTCCTGATTCGCTCGTTCATGGATGAGGTAAACTTTCGCAAGTTACATCCTGGAACAGAGCTCACACTCATAAAGCATCGTACACCCGCGAAGTCGGGGACCTAA
- a CDS encoding SCO family protein, translated as MSRKQTFPLLILLLGLSSVAFVGCRQTSPPSSIQQGTARTFSLRGKVISTDATHVTLAHEAIPGFMEAMTMPYKLKDPSIVSELHPGDTITATLHVIQDEGGFHNAEIDNIVIVAQARPDYKPAKQYNVPKAGDAVPDFSLLNQNGHTIHLDQFRGKVLVATFIYTRCPLEDYCPRMTHNFAQIDRTLAKDATLYQKTHLVSISFDPKYDTPSVLKKYGQSNMGPESKGSFAHWDFAVPPAKELDQVLEFFGVGVTPGEDQTLTHSLSTVVIGRDGKIAAWYPSNDWKPEEVVEAIKKAAA; from the coding sequence CTTCGTTGGTTGTCGCCAGACCTCTCCTCCATCGTCCATCCAGCAGGGCACAGCCAGGACATTTTCTCTGCGTGGAAAGGTAATCAGCACGGACGCTACCCATGTGACCCTTGCCCACGAGGCGATTCCTGGGTTCATGGAGGCGATGACGATGCCGTACAAGTTGAAGGATCCAAGCATCGTAAGCGAGCTGCATCCCGGCGATACCATCACGGCGACTCTTCACGTCATCCAGGATGAGGGCGGGTTTCACAATGCCGAGATCGATAACATTGTTATTGTTGCCCAGGCTCGTCCCGACTATAAGCCGGCAAAGCAGTACAACGTGCCGAAGGCAGGAGATGCCGTTCCCGATTTCAGCTTGCTGAATCAGAACGGGCACACCATTCATCTGGACCAGTTTCGCGGAAAGGTTCTCGTAGCGACGTTTATTTACACTCGTTGCCCGCTCGAGGACTACTGCCCGCGCATGACCCACAACTTTGCGCAGATCGACAGGACGCTTGCGAAGGATGCTACGCTCTATCAGAAGACGCACCTGGTCAGTATCAGTTTCGATCCCAAGTACGACACGCCTTCAGTACTGAAGAAGTATGGCCAGTCCAACATGGGCCCCGAGAGCAAGGGTTCCTTTGCTCACTGGGACTTTGCTGTTCCTCCGGCAAAGGAGCTCGATCAGGTACTTGAATTCTTCGGTGTAGGGGTTACACCCGGCGAGGATCAAACTCTGACTCATTCGCTCTCCACCGTGGTGATTGGAAGAGACGGCAAAATTGCTGCGTGGTATCCCTCGAACGATTGGAAGCCCGAGGAAGTTGTCGAAGCAATTAAGAAGGCTGCTGCTTGA
- a CDS encoding YgcG family protein, with translation MIRVSRWLGIALLLLLPIALPAESVKSLPAPTGYINDFAGVISPATKQQMEALCGAVDRQAHAQIAVVTIKTLDDDQTIEEFSTELEDKWGVGNKDDRGVLMVLVMKPRRGRIEVGYGLEGILNDAKVGDIGRSIVPAANRGDYDTAVTSGVRQLAAIIAQDAGVTLSLPQGQFQYQRRPHEQAVQVSPLQLLLGAGAVIFLLFILARTGNMGLIFFLLGNILGGGGRGYRDNDRDGWGGGGGGDGGGFGGFGGGRSGGGGASF, from the coding sequence ATGATCCGTGTTTCACGATGGTTGGGAATAGCCTTACTGCTCCTTCTGCCGATCGCCCTGCCGGCGGAATCGGTCAAGTCCCTGCCGGCCCCAACCGGTTATATCAATGACTTCGCTGGGGTCATCTCGCCCGCGACAAAACAGCAGATGGAGGCCCTGTGCGGAGCAGTCGACCGGCAGGCACACGCCCAGATTGCAGTTGTAACCATCAAGACCCTCGACGACGATCAGACGATTGAGGAGTTTTCCACCGAACTGGAAGACAAATGGGGCGTCGGTAATAAGGACGACCGCGGAGTCCTGATGGTGCTGGTGATGAAGCCGCGCCGCGGCCGGATCGAGGTGGGGTATGGGCTGGAAGGCATCCTGAACGATGCGAAGGTGGGTGACATCGGCCGCTCCATCGTTCCTGCTGCGAACCGGGGTGACTACGATACCGCGGTTACTTCCGGAGTGCGTCAGCTTGCGGCGATCATTGCACAGGACGCGGGGGTGACCTTATCCCTGCCACAAGGTCAGTTCCAGTATCAGCGGCGACCCCATGAGCAGGCGGTCCAGGTCAGCCCGCTGCAGCTTCTCCTCGGAGCAGGGGCAGTCATCTTCCTTCTCTTTATTCTGGCTCGTACGGGAAATATGGGACTGATCTTCTTTCTCCTGGGAAACATCCTGGGTGGAGGAGGAAGGGGTTATCGTGACAATGATCGTGATGGCTGGGGTGGAGGCGGCGGAGGCGATGGCGGGGGATTCGGCGGTTTTGGCGGCGGTCGATCCGGTGGCGGCGGAGCATCGTTTTAG
- a CDS encoding glycosyltransferase, with protein MKILYAGSLSPNDSALYRLWALERLGHQVIPVNSIPYSPSNPKLRAIVFRLAMGPHVDRLNRDIIDIAERERPDVLWADKLLWMKPKTVDRLRSLGIVTVSYMIDNPFGPRQDPGWRLYMKAIPHYDLHVLQRDKNIEDYRSRGARDVIKIQTAYEPTLHFPPPEGWSDRNRNRDVSFLGTPYDDRAIVLSNLSQEFDVAISGPTRHWKRALTPEQFSKLYREGELYHDQYREAIWRSKINLSFITHSNQDEFVHKSFEIAGCGGFLLAERSQGHMDRFVDGEEAVFFTGYDELVEKIRRYLPDEEARNRIAAAGHRRAERDGYHNDRQVGLIVERLQKIALAKKS; from the coding sequence ATGAAGATTCTCTACGCTGGAAGCCTGTCTCCCAACGACTCCGCGCTATACCGCCTGTGGGCTCTCGAACGGCTGGGGCATCAGGTGATTCCGGTCAATTCGATCCCGTATTCTCCATCGAATCCGAAGCTTCGCGCTATTGTCTTCAGGTTGGCAATGGGGCCGCATGTCGATCGTCTGAACCGTGACATCATCGACATTGCGGAGCGCGAGCGGCCTGACGTGCTTTGGGCTGACAAGCTGCTATGGATGAAGCCAAAGACCGTCGATCGTCTGCGTTCGCTCGGCATCGTTACGGTAAGCTACATGATCGACAATCCCTTCGGCCCCAGGCAGGACCCGGGTTGGCGGCTCTATATGAAGGCCATTCCTCATTACGACCTGCATGTGTTGCAGCGAGACAAAAATATTGAAGACTATCGCTCCCGTGGGGCTCGCGACGTCATCAAGATTCAGACCGCCTACGAGCCGACGCTGCATTTTCCTCCGCCGGAGGGCTGGTCGGATCGCAATCGCAATCGCGATGTGTCTTTTCTGGGAACTCCCTACGACGATCGCGCCATAGTTCTGTCGAATCTCTCTCAGGAGTTCGATGTCGCTATCTCCGGCCCTACAAGGCACTGGAAGCGCGCACTGACACCGGAGCAGTTTTCAAAGCTCTATCGGGAAGGCGAGCTCTATCACGATCAATATCGTGAAGCCATCTGGCGATCCAAGATCAATCTCAGCTTCATCACTCACTCCAACCAGGATGAGTTTGTGCATAAAAGCTTTGAGATCGCGGGTTGCGGAGGCTTCCTTCTGGCCGAGCGTTCCCAGGGCCACATGGATCGTTTTGTTGACGGCGAGGAGGCAGTCTTTTTTACCGGGTATGACGAGCTGGTGGAGAAGATCCGGCGCTACCTGCCCGATGAAGAGGCCAGAAACAGGATTGCCGCCGCCGGACATCGCCGGGCTGAGCGCGACGGATACCATAATGACCGCCAGGTAGGTCTGATTGTCGAGCGCCTCCAGAAGATAGCGCTCGCAAAAAAGAGCTAG
- a CDS encoding ABC transporter ATP-binding protein, translating to MPSIGPSSFGAPGMKAADRPSRSHRALSDAPAKQKPNLKRVFPEIWKLMKPRRWLLAGSFLLMVLNRASGLVLPASTRYLIDNVMGKHLLSQLPVIIGVVVTATVIQGVSSYTLTQLLSKEGQRLIAELRIKVQQHIGRLPVAFYDANRTGALVARIMSDVEGVRNLIGTGIVDFLGGLLTALFAFGYLIHLSVQMTIVTFLILVLFGLILQRAFKTIRPIFRERSRINSEVTGRLTESLGGVRVIKGYHAEESEAQVFASGAHRLLENVISSLTAQSLMALASTMVLGVVGALVMYLGAHQVVAGHLTTGGYVTYVMFLAFMIAPIVQLVSIGTQLTEAAAGLDRTAELLSELTEDADPGRVQGLGTIRGEVVFDNVTFAYEAEKPVLHGISFEAHPGTVTALVGSSGSGKSTIISLICAFHTATTGKILVDDVDLATVRLDSYRSQLGVVLQETFLFDGTIRENILFSHPTATEQQFEDACRIARVDEFATRFPEGYETIVGERGVKLSGGQRQRLSIARAILADPRILILDEATSSLDSESEAMIQDGLNHLMHGRTTFVIAHRLSTIRRADQILVVEQGNIVERGTHESLYALGGRYYELYTRQHGLETNLFLAPGEGDKVEEAETTEV from the coding sequence ATGCCATCGATCGGTCCGTCCAGCTTCGGAGCCCCGGGAATGAAGGCTGCCGATCGTCCCTCGCGTAGCCATCGCGCTCTGTCGGACGCGCCGGCAAAGCAGAAACCTAATCTGAAGCGAGTTTTCCCTGAGATATGGAAGCTGATGAAGCCTCGCCGCTGGCTTCTGGCAGGTAGCTTTCTTCTGATGGTTCTGAACCGTGCCAGTGGCCTGGTTCTTCCGGCATCTACGCGTTATCTGATCGATAACGTGATGGGGAAGCACCTCCTGTCCCAGCTTCCTGTCATTATTGGCGTGGTTGTCACTGCTACAGTGATTCAGGGCGTATCGTCGTATACGCTGACCCAGCTGCTTTCCAAAGAAGGCCAGCGCCTGATCGCCGAGCTAAGAATCAAGGTGCAGCAGCACATCGGCCGGCTCCCCGTCGCGTTCTACGATGCGAATCGAACTGGTGCACTGGTAGCACGCATTATGTCCGACGTTGAAGGCGTGCGGAACTTGATCGGGACCGGAATTGTAGACTTTCTGGGTGGGCTGTTGACGGCGTTATTTGCCTTCGGCTATCTGATTCATCTCAGCGTCCAGATGACCATTGTGACGTTCCTCATCCTGGTGCTCTTTGGCCTGATACTTCAGCGCGCCTTTAAGACGATCCGGCCGATCTTCCGGGAGCGTTCCCGTATCAACTCCGAGGTTACGGGACGGCTGACCGAGTCCCTGGGCGGTGTCCGCGTCATCAAGGGTTACCACGCTGAAGAGAGCGAGGCGCAGGTCTTCGCTTCCGGTGCGCACCGGCTGCTCGAGAATGTGATCTCGTCCCTGACGGCGCAGTCCCTCATGGCGCTGGCCTCGACGATGGTTCTGGGAGTCGTGGGCGCGCTGGTTATGTACCTTGGGGCGCACCAGGTGGTGGCAGGCCATCTGACGACTGGCGGATATGTCACCTACGTCATGTTTCTGGCGTTTATGATCGCGCCTATTGTGCAGCTGGTGTCTATTGGAACCCAGTTGACCGAGGCGGCAGCAGGGCTCGATCGAACGGCGGAGCTTCTCTCCGAGCTGACAGAAGATGCTGATCCGGGCCGCGTGCAAGGGCTCGGAACAATTCGGGGCGAAGTCGTCTTTGACAATGTCACCTTCGCATATGAGGCGGAAAAGCCGGTTCTGCATGGCATCAGTTTTGAGGCGCACCCCGGAACGGTGACCGCGCTGGTTGGATCCTCAGGCTCTGGTAAGTCGACCATCATCTCTCTGATCTGCGCCTTCCATACCGCTACCACCGGTAAAATTCTGGTGGATGACGTTGACCTCGCAACGGTGCGGCTGGATAGCTATCGTAGCCAACTGGGCGTCGTATTGCAGGAGACATTTCTCTTCGATGGAACCATCCGGGAGAATATCCTCTTTTCTCACCCCACCGCGACCGAACAGCAGTTTGAAGATGCCTGCCGCATCGCGCGGGTCGATGAGTTTGCCACGCGGTTTCCTGAAGGGTACGAGACCATCGTCGGCGAGAGGGGTGTGAAGCTTTCCGGCGGCCAGAGGCAACGGCTCTCGATCGCGCGTGCCATCCTCGCAGACCCACGCATCCTTATCCTCGATGAGGCGACCAGCTCACTCGATTCTGAATCGGAGGCGATGATTCAGGATGGCCTGAATCACCTGATGCATGGCAGAACGACCTTTGTCATCGCGCATCGGCTGTCTACCATCCGCCGCGCAGACCAGATCCTGGTGGTGGAACAGGGAAATATTGTAGAGCGGGGAACCCACGAGTCACTCTATGCCCTGGGTGGGCGCTATTACGAGCTGTATACCCGCCAGCATGGACTGGAGACGAACCTGTTTCTCGCTCCGGGCGAGGGAGACAAGGTCGAAGAGGCCGAGACGACCGAGGTCTAG
- a CDS encoding STAS domain-containing protein has protein sequence MSMKVSTRQVDGVTILDLSGRITLGEGSVTIRDAVRDLLTKGQKKLLLNLADINYIDSSGIGELVSAFTTVKNAGGELKLLNLTKKVQDLLQITKLYTVFDVRDDEASAISSFTK, from the coding sequence ATGAGCATGAAAGTATCTACTCGCCAAGTGGACGGCGTCACTATCCTGGATCTGAGCGGCCGCATTACCCTCGGCGAAGGCAGCGTCACCATTCGCGATGCTGTTCGTGACCTGCTGACAAAGGGACAGAAGAAGCTTCTGTTGAACCTGGCAGACATCAATTACATCGACAGCTCGGGAATCGGCGAGCTCGTCAGCGCGTTCACTACAGTCAAGAACGCAGGCGGCGAGTTGAAGCTGCTCAACCTGACCAAGAAGGTTCAGGACCTGCTGCAGATCACCAAGCTCTACACCGTCTTTGACGTTCGGGATGACGAAGCGTCCGCCATCTCTTCCTTTACCAAGTAG
- a CDS encoding S9 family peptidase, with the protein MEKTTEPTPMPGNIDTIPSSTLTPPIARREPTPTTIHGYTLEDDYRWMRSKESSEVIHYLEAENAYTSAMMKPTEGLQAMLYKEMLSHIKETDESVPFPERGWYYYTRTVEGSQYPIHCRRRAAGGDYDSGEPEQVILDVNQLAEGQAFMALGGMSVSPDGEKLAYSTDNTGFRQYTLHIRNLTTGAEYPDTAERVGSLVWAEDSQTLFYTTEDEVTKRHDKLFRHRLGDPAADDALICEERDERFNLGVGKTRDGKYLLMEAGSHTTNECSYLPADTPGGVFLVIAPRLDDQEYYVDHRHGLFYIRVNDTGKNFRVVTVPVDGGGREAWSEFIPEDKESPLEDFDVFDRFCVLSKRPEGLTTLSVAPFDSGNQLQAPREIDFPEPTYTAMGHVNREFATTKFRYSYQSLVSPASVYDYDVEAGTSTLLKEQEIPGGFNRANYASERLWMTASDGVKVPVSIVYHRDKFHKDGTSPIYVYGYGSYGYPLPVGFSPARLSLLDRGLVLAYAHIRGGGDLGDAWHDAGKMMVKRNTFTDFIAIVEGLVAQGYGARDKVAIEGGSAGGLLMGAVVNERPDLFRVVLSHVPFVDVMNTMLDATLPLTVAEYEEWGNPNEQAAFEYMRSYSPYDNLKATDYPAMLVKTSLNDSQVMYWEPAKYVAKLRTLKKNDASLLLHINMDAGHGGASGRYDYLKEIAFDYAFLLRELGVAS; encoded by the coding sequence ATGGAAAAGACAACCGAGCCGACCCCCATGCCTGGCAACATCGACACGATCCCCTCTTCAACTCTCACTCCGCCGATTGCGCGCCGCGAACCCACGCCGACGACGATCCACGGCTATACGCTGGAGGATGATTATCGCTGGATGCGGTCCAAGGAATCATCCGAAGTCATCCACTACCTTGAGGCTGAAAATGCATACACGTCGGCGATGATGAAACCGACCGAAGGTCTGCAGGCGATGCTCTACAAAGAGATGCTGTCGCACATCAAGGAGACCGACGAGTCTGTCCCCTTCCCCGAGCGCGGCTGGTACTACTACACCCGAACAGTAGAAGGCAGCCAGTATCCGATTCATTGCCGTCGCAGGGCCGCTGGAGGCGACTACGATTCCGGCGAGCCGGAACAGGTCATTCTCGACGTAAATCAGTTGGCCGAGGGACAGGCCTTTATGGCCCTCGGAGGCATGAGTGTCAGCCCGGATGGAGAGAAGCTTGCCTACTCGACCGATAACACCGGCTTTCGCCAATACACGCTTCACATACGGAACCTCACGACCGGAGCGGAGTACCCCGATACTGCGGAGCGCGTCGGTTCCCTGGTCTGGGCTGAAGATTCCCAGACGCTCTTCTATACCACCGAAGACGAGGTCACGAAGCGTCACGACAAGCTGTTCCGGCATCGACTGGGAGATCCTGCAGCTGACGATGCGCTGATCTGCGAGGAACGTGACGAGCGCTTCAATCTCGGAGTCGGAAAGACGCGGGACGGCAAATATCTACTGATGGAGGCGGGAAGCCATACAACCAATGAATGCAGTTATCTCCCCGCAGACACCCCCGGAGGCGTCTTTCTCGTCATCGCCCCCCGGCTGGATGATCAGGAATATTATGTCGATCACCGCCACGGACTGTTCTATATCCGGGTCAACGATACCGGAAAGAACTTCCGCGTAGTAACCGTTCCTGTCGATGGAGGTGGACGGGAAGCATGGTCGGAGTTCATTCCGGAAGACAAAGAGTCTCCACTTGAAGATTTCGATGTATTCGACAGATTCTGCGTTCTTTCCAAGCGCCCGGAAGGGTTGACAACTCTCTCAGTTGCACCCTTTGACAGTGGTAATCAACTTCAGGCTCCAAGGGAGATCGACTTTCCGGAACCTACTTATACTGCCATGGGCCACGTCAATCGCGAGTTCGCGACGACGAAGTTCCGGTACAGCTATCAGTCGCTCGTCTCTCCGGCATCCGTCTATGATTACGACGTCGAGGCTGGAACCTCAACTTTGCTGAAGGAACAGGAGATTCCGGGAGGGTTCAATCGGGCGAATTATGCCTCCGAAAGGTTATGGATGACGGCCTCCGATGGAGTGAAGGTTCCTGTCTCGATCGTCTACCACAGAGACAAATTCCATAAAGACGGAACAAGTCCAATCTACGTCTATGGGTATGGATCCTATGGATATCCGCTTCCTGTCGGCTTCAGCCCGGCACGGCTCAGCCTGCTTGATCGCGGACTGGTACTCGCCTACGCCCATATTCGCGGTGGTGGAGATCTGGGGGACGCGTGGCACGACGCCGGCAAGATGATGGTGAAGCGAAACACCTTTACCGACTTCATTGCCATCGTCGAAGGCCTCGTAGCCCAGGGGTACGGAGCCAGGGATAAGGTTGCCATTGAAGGAGGCAGTGCAGGTGGTCTGCTGATGGGCGCTGTCGTCAACGAACGCCCCGACCTGTTCCGTGTGGTCCTGTCGCATGTCCCCTTCGTCGACGTGATGAACACTATGCTGGATGCCACCCTGCCGCTGACAGTAGCGGAGTACGAAGAGTGGGGCAATCCGAACGAGCAGGCAGCGTTCGAATACATGCGCTCCTACTCCCCCTACGACAACCTGAAGGCAACGGACTATCCTGCGATGCTCGTGAAAACCAGCCTGAACGATTCACAGGTGATGTACTGGGAGCCAGCGAAGTATGTGGCGAAGCTCAGGACCCTCAAGAAGAATGACGCCTCCCTGCTACTCCACATCAATATGGACGCCGGACACGGCGGAGCCTCGGGACGTTACGACTACCTGAAGGAGATCGCCTTCGACTACGCCTTTCTTCTCCGAGAGCTGGGCGTCGCATCGTAG
- a CDS encoding LemA family protein, whose protein sequence is MKRLWIGLGAVGLIIVLLLLVGGSYVSTKNTLVAKNESINQAYSQVNVVQQRRLDLIPNLVASVKGYVAEESTVLTNIANARAGVLAAGSDHSANIDANRKLDVALGPFFRLQEQYPNLRSNEQFMRLNDELAGTENRIAVERQRYNRTLEDYNVYVRQFPNSIWAGMAGFHYRDEYFRGNPENSVAPKVDFSK, encoded by the coding sequence ATGAAACGTTTATGGATTGGTCTGGGCGCTGTTGGCCTCATTATCGTGCTTCTGCTGCTGGTAGGCGGAAGTTACGTGAGCACGAAGAACACACTGGTTGCAAAGAACGAATCGATCAATCAGGCTTATTCGCAGGTGAATGTCGTCCAGCAGCGGCGTCTCGATCTCATTCCCAACCTGGTGGCTTCGGTGAAAGGCTATGTTGCTGAAGAGTCCACCGTTCTAACCAATATCGCAAATGCCCGCGCCGGAGTGCTGGCGGCGGGATCCGATCACTCCGCCAACATCGATGCCAACCGCAAGCTGGATGTCGCCCTCGGACCGTTTTTCCGCCTGCAGGAACAGTATCCCAATCTCAGAAGCAACGAGCAGTTCATGCGCCTGAACGATGAGCTGGCGGGAACGGAAAATCGTATTGCGGTGGAAAGGCAGCGGTACAACCGCACGCTCGAGGACTACAATGTCTACGTTCGGCAGTTCCCCAACAGTATCTGGGCCGGCATGGCGGGCTTCCATTACCGGGACGAATACTTCAGGGGGAATCCCGAAAACAGTGTCGCGCCCAAGGTCGACTTCTCAAAATAG
- a CDS encoding CBS domain-containing protein — protein MSELTTTVSAVLKGKKRGIWSVTPETSVYHCMEIMAEKEIGALLVMRGEQLAGLISERDYARKVILQGRSSRDTEASEIMGAPALCVSHEHTVGDCMLVMTRNRVRHLPVLDGERVVGIVSIGDLVNWIISEQEETIRHLEAYICGR, from the coding sequence ATGAGCGAGCTAACAACAACGGTAAGCGCGGTTCTCAAGGGTAAGAAGCGAGGCATCTGGTCTGTAACGCCGGAGACCTCTGTCTATCACTGCATGGAGATCATGGCTGAGAAAGAAATTGGCGCTCTTCTCGTCATGCGGGGCGAACAGCTCGCCGGCCTGATCTCGGAACGCGACTATGCCCGGAAGGTCATCCTGCAGGGAAGATCGTCGCGAGATACGGAGGCTTCGGAGATCATGGGCGCCCCGGCCCTGTGCGTTTCGCACGAACACACCGTCGGGGACTGCATGCTGGTAATGACCCGGAACAGGGTGCGGCATCTTCCGGTGCTCGATGGCGAGAGAGTCGTCGGCATCGTCTCCATCGGCGACCTCGTTAACTGGATCATCTCCGAGCAGGAGGAGACCATCCGTCATCTTGAGGCCTACATCTGCGGCCGCTGA
- a CDS encoding magnesium transporter MgtE N-terminal domain-containing protein, with product MNRHGNLRTTVSALVGASVVDSTGATLGRVQEFAVLPGGEDSSRVLGLILKLAKKDLEPGNTMAAVCDLEWARAGLSLRPMASLEPPPQDPVLLERDLLDQQIIDVHGRKVVRVNDVVLEWEQRPGIGTSLRILEVEVGLRGAVRRLLKGFPVGSVDRIAQRFGPSVIPWEFVDLIDPARRVRLKVDQDRLSQMHPSDIADILEELAPAERQVLFESLDEEVAAETLEEVEPRLQKSLIQSLDSEQVAGIVEEMDPGAAADLLAELPEEKSEAILEGMDPAERQEVEELLEFSQDSAAGRMTTEYIALPASATVADVHAVLRHFEGDIDLITDIYLLDEKGRVMSVVPIVQILLAQTNDMLAELPHAHLVTCQIEMGGRKVAELFDKYNLRALPVVDTEHKLVGVVHAEQVISLLRSQ from the coding sequence ATGAACCGGCACGGAAATCTCAGAACCACCGTTTCGGCGCTGGTGGGCGCCTCTGTCGTGGACTCCACGGGAGCAACGCTTGGCCGCGTGCAGGAGTTTGCGGTTCTCCCCGGCGGGGAAGATTCCTCGCGTGTGCTGGGCCTGATTCTAAAGCTGGCAAAAAAGGATCTTGAGCCGGGGAATACGATGGCTGCAGTCTGCGACCTGGAATGGGCTCGCGCCGGACTCAGCCTGCGTCCGATGGCCTCGCTGGAGCCCCCGCCCCAGGACCCTGTTCTGCTCGAGCGCGATCTGCTGGACCAGCAGATTATCGACGTCCATGGACGCAAGGTGGTTCGGGTGAATGACGTTGTCCTTGAATGGGAGCAGCGCCCGGGTATAGGCACCTCCCTGCGCATTTTGGAGGTGGAGGTCGGTCTACGAGGAGCGGTCCGGCGCCTTCTCAAAGGGTTTCCGGTGGGCAGCGTTGATCGAATCGCTCAGCGCTTCGGGCCGAGCGTCATCCCGTGGGAGTTCGTGGACCTCATCGACCCAGCGCGCAGGGTCCGGCTGAAGGTCGATCAGGATCGCCTCTCCCAGATGCACCCCTCCGATATCGCCGACATCCTGGAGGAGCTCGCGCCGGCCGAGCGCCAGGTCCTCTTCGAGAGTCTGGACGAGGAGGTAGCCGCCGAGACGCTCGAAGAAGTTGAGCCTCGCCTGCAGAAATCTCTCATTCAGTCTCTGGACTCCGAACAGGTTGCCGGCATCGTCGAGGAGATGGACCCCGGCGCCGCCGCCGACCTGCTGGCCGAGCTGCCGGAAGAAAAATCAGAGGCCATCCTGGAGGGAATGGACCCGGCCGAGCGTCAGGAGGTCGAGGAGTTGCTCGAGTTCTCGCAGGACTCCGCTGCGGGCCGGATGACGACCGAGTATATCGCCTTACCTGCGAGCGCCACTGTTGCCGACGTTCATGCCGTACTTCGTCATTTCGAGGGAGATATCGACCTGATCACCGATATTTACCTGCTAGACGAAAAGGGAAGGGTCATGTCGGTCGTTCCCATCGTTCAGATCCTCCTGGCGCAGACGAATGACATGCTGGCTGAGCTGCCCCATGCTCACCTGGTAACCTGCCAGATTGAGATGGGCGGGCGGAAGGTGGCCGAGTTATTCGATAAATACAATCTCCGCGCCTTGCCCGTGGTAGACACCGAACACAAGCTCGTCGGCGTTGTTCACGCCGAGCAGGTTATCTCGCTGCTGCGAAGCCAATAG
- a CDS encoding DUF4142 domain-containing protein, with product MKALVLPVVALCSLILPASVSFAQTDPMGQVPGQNQGNQPGRPASPTPSMMDSSGAPNETPQQIKDKMFVREAIEGGLAEIALGNLATQKSTNDDVRAFGKRMVEDHTKLNQQLVQTADVIGARTPKKMGKSQQAQYDKLAALSGDDFDREYITLMVKDHHKDLREMRMEARTTQDADLKAVLGDGAPIIRDHMVSADRMAHERGIPMPGHRHHPPEPGIPVPSQPPQ from the coding sequence ATGAAGGCTCTTGTTCTTCCTGTCGTTGCTCTTTGTTCGTTGATTCTCCCCGCCAGCGTGTCGTTCGCCCAGACCGATCCGATGGGGCAGGTTCCGGGACAGAATCAAGGAAATCAGCCAGGCCGTCCGGCCTCTCCCACCCCCTCCATGATGGATTCCAGCGGAGCACCGAACGAGACCCCGCAGCAGATCAAGGACAAGATGTTTGTCCGTGAGGCGATCGAGGGCGGGTTGGCAGAGATCGCTCTTGGAAACCTGGCGACCCAGAAGAGTACGAACGATGATGTTCGTGCCTTTGGCAAAAGGATGGTCGAGGATCACACAAAGCTCAATCAGCAGCTTGTCCAGACGGCGGATGTCATCGGCGCCCGAACACCTAAAAAGATGGGTAAAAGTCAGCAGGCGCAGTATGACAAGCTGGCTGCATTGTCGGGTGATGACTTTGACCGGGAGTACATCACTCTTATGGTCAAAGATCATCACAAGGATCTTCGCGAGATGCGAATGGAAGCACGAACCACTCAGGATGCAGATCTGAAGGCTGTTCTTGGCGATGGTGCTCCCATCATCCGCGATCATATGGTGTCCGCGGACCGCATGGCGCATGAACGCGGAATCCCGATGCCCGGCCATCGGCACCATCCTCCCGAACCGGGTATTCCCGTACCGTCACAACCGCCGCAATAG